A genomic window from Pyxicephalus adspersus chromosome 2, UCB_Pads_2.0, whole genome shotgun sequence includes:
- the LOC140322931 gene encoding beta-1,3-galactosyltransferase 1-like produces MLRRRSACRFTKLIVTVVAFLCFFVVYQEPNGIVDIFYWFYHSYTLLSFSHRIIILNVSSATIPHSMAPPYPHPYKFLINQPEKCQGWNPFLVLLVTVESHDVVSRNTIRETWGDLNNYKGIDILRFFLVGSSPVMTRALQRVLEEESAKYGDIIQQDFFDTYSNLTLKTLMGMEWVAKFCPNASYVMKIDSDVFLNVNQLVHHLSHLQPSAHQNYLTGLLVSYTGPVREKISKWYVPMELYPGDTYPPYPSGPGYVFSGDMARKIYQVAQEIPVINIEDAYIGMCLYRLNIPPTRSPKNFFNGQKVGYNARRFCNVVTVHHYEKDDLRNVWLDFWDKKTQLC; encoded by the coding sequence ATGTTAAGAAGACGAAGTGCTTGCCGATTTACAAAACTTATTGTTACCGTTGTAGCATTTTTGTGCTTCTTTGTTGTCTATCAAGAACCAAATGGTATCGTGGACATTTTCTATTGGTTTTACCACAGCTACACTCTACTTTCCTTCTCACACAGAATTATAATCCTGAATGTTTCATCTGCCACTATTCCCCATTCCATGGCACCTCCATACCCACACCCATATAAGTTTCTTATTAACCAACCAGAGAAATGCCAAGGGTGGAATCCATTCCTCGTACTCTTGGTGACTGTTGAGAGCCACGATGTGGTATCTAGAAACACTATACGTGAAACGTGGGGAGATTTAAATAACTACAAAGGCATTGATATTCTAAGATTTTTTCTAGTTGGAAGCTCACCAGTAATGACCCGCGCTTTACAAAGGGTGCTGGAGGAGGAAAGTGCCAAGTATGGGGACATTATACAACAAGACTTTTTTGATACATATTCCAATTTAACTCTTAAAACCTTAATGGGAATGGAATGGGTGGCAAAATTCTGCCCCAATGCCAGCTATGTAATGAAGATAGATAGTGACGTGTTTCTCAATGTGAACCAACTCGTTCATCATCTTTCACATCTGCAACCTTCAGCTCATCAGAACTATTTAACAGGACTTCTAGTTTCTTATACGGGACCTGTAAGAGAAAAAATTAGCAAATGGTATGTACCGATGGAACTTTACCCTGGAGACACATATCCCCCTTACCCTTCCGGCCCTGGTTATGTGTTCTCAGGGGACATGGCAAGAAAGATCTATCAGGTGGCACAAGAAATCCCTGTTATTAATATTGAAGATGCCTACATAGGAATGTGTTTATATAGACTGAACATTCCACCCACCAGGTcacccaaaaacttttttaatggacAAAAGGTTGGGTATAATGCCCGCAGATTTTGTAATGTTGTCACAGTTCACCATTATGAGAAAGACGATTTACGAAACGTGTGGTTGGACTTCTGGGACAAAAAGACACAGCTGTGTTAA